The region ACCGAAGCCGGGGCGATGAGGAGAGATTTGATGGCCACGATTGCCCCGCAACGCCCCGAGTGCCGCTCGGAGCCGACTGCCTATCAGGCGCTCAAGAAGCATTTCGAAGAGCATCCCGAGCATCGGCCCGAACACACGCACAAGTGGGACGTCAGCCGGTCCGACATCTATTACGAGAACACCTGGCATCCGATCTTCAAGGAAATGCGCGAGGCCGGGCCGCTGCATTACATCCCGGAAAGCCCGTTCGGCCCCTATTGGGCGGTCGTGCAGCACAAGGCGATCCAGCATATCGAGGCGCTGCCGGAAGTCTTCTCCTCCAGCTGGGAGCATGGCGGCATCACCATCCTCAACCGCCTGACCGACGAGGAAATCGCCGAGAGCGGCGTCGACCGGCGCGAGCTGCCGATGTTCATCGCGATGGACCGTCCGCAGCACACCGGCCAGCGCCGCACCGTCGCACCCAAGTTCACGCCGAGCGGCATGGCCGAGATGGAAGGCGAGATCCGCCAGCGCACCGGCGAGCTGCTCGACAGCCTGCCGCGCGGCGAAGTCTTCGATTGGGTCGACAAGGTCTCGATCGAGCTGACCACCGGGATGCTCGCCATCCTGTTCGGCTTCCCGTGGGAAGACCGCCGCCTGCTGACCTTCTGGTCGGACTGGTCGGGCGATACCGAGCTCGCCACCGTGCGAGAACTCGACGAGATGCGCTGGGAATTCCTCCACGAAATGGCGGCCTATTTCCAGTCGCTGTGGATCGAGCGCACGCACGACAAGGAGCCGGGCGACGATCTCATCTCGATGATGATCCACTCGGACGCGATGAACCAGATGCGGCCCGAGGAGTTCATGGGCAACCTCGTGCTGCTGATCGTCGGCGGCAACGACACGACCCGCAATTCCATGAGCGGAATCATCTACCAGCTCGACAAGAACCCCGACCAGCGCAAGCTGTTCGAGCAGCAGCCGGACCTCATTCCGAATGCCGTGCAGGAAATCCTGCGCATGCAGACCCCGCTCGCGCATATGCGCCGGACCTGCACCGAGGACACCGAAGTCTTCGGCCAGCAGATCAAGAAGGGTGACAAGGTCGTTCTCTGGTACCTCTCGGCCAACCGCGACGAGCAGGTCTTCGAGAACCCCGACAAGCTCGACATCACGCGCGAGAATGCCCGCCGCCACATCGCTTTCGGCTACGGCATCCACCGCTGCGTCGGTGCGCGCCTGGCCGAACTGCAGCTGCGCGTCCTGCTCGAAGAAATGCACAAGCGCCGCATGCGCGTGCATCTTGCGGGCGATATCGAGCGCGTGCGCGCGAACTTCGTTCACGGCTTCCGCAAGCTGGAAGTCGAAATCACCGAGTTCTGATCGCACCTGCCGTGGTGAAACCTTTTCGCTCCTCGTTTCGTATCTAGAGACGAGGAGCGATTTCGTATGAGCAGCACCATGCCCGACCGTCGCGGCTTTCTCGGCTGGCTATCGGCCGGTGCCGCGGTGCCCGTCCTTGCCGCCTGCGGGAGCAGTCCGGCACAGGCGCGCGAATGGCCCGTGTCCTACACCGAGGCGCAATGGCGCCGCCGCCTGACCAAGACCGAGTACTGGATCCTGCGCGAGGCGGGGACCGAGCGACCTTACAGTTCGCCGCTAAACAAGGAAAAGCGCGCCGGGACCTATGTATGCGCCGGCTGCAAGAACCGGCTCTATTCCTCGAAGACCAAATACGACAGCCGGACCGGCTGGCCGAGCTTCTGGAAGCCGCTACCCGGTGCGATCGCCACGGCGACCGACTACAAGCTCGGCTACCCGCGCACCGAGGTGCTGTGCGCCGATTGCGGCGGGCATCTCGGCCATGTCTTCAATGACGGTCCGCGCCCGACGGGCAAGCGTTATTGCATGAACGGCGCTGCGATGGATTTCGTCCCCGCCTGAAGCGGCGGACGAAAGGTCAGACGGCTTCGCCAGCGGTAGGCGGTCGTGGCTTCAGCGGTGGCGGATTGATCGCTCCTCCACGCTGCAATCGCTCCACGGTCAACGCCAGCTCCCCGAGCGAGAAGGTGGTGTCGAAGACGAGCCCGTAGTGCCCTTCCCCGCGCCAGCGCACGCGCGCTTCGATCGCCGGAAGGCCGCGCGCTTCGAGGCGTAGCGCCTGGTCGAGTGCAAGCGGGGCCGCGATTTCGACGCGGGCGCCCTGGCGGGAAATGTTGTGCAGCTTGGCGGGGCGAGCTGTTCCGGTCGCATCGTGCAGCTTGATCGGCCATTCGATGGCGAAGCGGATATCCCGCTTGGGATAGAGGCTCGCATTGCCGATGACACTTTCGACCTCGACCTCGTGATGGAATTCGAAACCGGCTTCGGAGCCGCGATTCCAGACGAGGTCCATCTTGTGCCGCTCGCCAGTCTGCAATTCGAGCGCAACGGGGCCGTTCCATTCGATCGCGTGGAAGATGCGTACCGAAACGCCGGTGGCCGAGATATCGCGGATGACGCAGACGAACTGGAGGTCGCCGACGACCAGCTTGGCCGGGCGGATCAAGAGAGTGAAACGGGGCGCAACGCGATCTTCGATCTCGTGCGGCTCGCCGTTCTCGAACTCACCTGTCCTGACAGGACAATTCATATTCCCCGACCCCTCTTGCATGCCATCGGCCTCGTTGCTGCCTGAAGCAAAAGGGTTAGCATTCGATGGCTAGGGCATGCCTACCGGCGCGTTAGGGAATTCTACGGGGAGAGGCCGTGCGGGCCCATTTCCGGGGGCTGGTGCGGGTGGTGGGACTCGAACCCACACGATCAAGGATCAGGGGATTTTAAGTCCCCGGCGTCTACCATTCCGCCACACCCGCCAGCGCGCTGCTTCGCAGCCGATCACGCGGCGCGGGTCAAGCGAAACAAGTGAAACCTGCTGTGGAGTGCGGGCGCGAGCCTACTTGTTGAGCCGCTCGCGCATCTCCTTGCCCGGCTTGAAATAGGGGACCCGCTTGGCCGGGACGTCCACCGTCTCGCCGGTTCGCGGGTTGCGGCCTTGCCTCGCCTCGCGCTCGCGCGTGGAAAATGCGCCGAAACCGCGTAATTCCACCCGTCCGCCTTCTGCCAGTCTGCGCGTGATTTCATCGAAGAAAATGTCGACTACCTGCTCGACTTCCTCCGCGCGCAAATCCGGATTGTCCTTGGCAAGGGCCTGAAGGAGTTCCGATCTGATCATCTGCCTCTCCGCCGGGATGTGCCGCTGCGCTGGATTGGCGCCACCCCAATAAATGTGCCCCGTTTTCCCGTGGCTATGATCACGACCCCGCACGCAATGTGCCAGAGCGCCGCGCTTTACGCAATCGCAAGCGCCTAGAATCGCAATAATTTGGCGGGAAAGCCGGTCAGGCGTCGGCGAGGAGATCCGCCGGCTGGATGCCGAGCCGGTCCATCCGGGCACGGATTTCGGGCCATTCCTCTTCGATGAACTGGCGCCGCTCGGCCTTGCGCAGGCGCTCGGCCGCCCCGCGCACGACATACATGCCGACACCGCGCTGGACCTCGACCAGTCCGTCGGACTGGAATTGCTGGTAAGCCTTTGCCACCGTAAGCGGGTTAGCACCCTGCTCGGCCGCGAATGCACGGACCGAGGGGAGCATCTCGCCCTCGGCATATTCGCCCTCGATGATTGCCGCAGCAATCCGGTCCCTCAGCTTGAGATAAACGGGTCGGCTCTGTTGGGTCATGCGCGCGTGCTCATAATGCTAGTCCTCTCGCAGGTGCTTCAGTGCCATAATACAGCGGGGCGCGTCAAGGTTCCCGCGAATGCGAAAAGACCGGTTTCAATCGCAACAAATCCTTCACATGGAGCAAAACGTCGCTAGGGTGCGCGCTTTCAGGGCCCCGGCTAGAGGGCCTGGCCAAATCATCGGGGATCTAATTCATGAAAGACATGGCGCTTTGGAACGAGGGGGACTGGATCGCAGCGATCGCGTCCGTCGTCCTGGTTCTCTTCCTCGTGGCAGGCGCATTCGCCGTCACGCGCAAGACCGAAGAAGTCGGGGGCCATCCCAAGGGTCTGTACATCCTGTTCTTCGCCGAAATGTGGGAGCGCTTCTCCTACTACGGCATGCGCGCGCTGCTGATTTTCTACCTGACGCAGCACTGGCTGTTCAACGACAGCGCCTCGAACATCGTTTACGGCGCCTATGTCAGCCTCGTCTACATCACCCCGGTTCTCGGCGGCTGGCTTGCCGACCGCTATCTCGGCCAGCGCAAGGCGGTGCTTTTCGGCGCTCTGCTGCTGACCTTCGGCCACTTCCTGATGGCGTTCGAGGGAACCGGCGGACAGAACGATCCGACGATCAACATCTTCTGGCTGGCTCTCAGCTTCATCATCGTGGGTTCGGGCTTCCTGAAAGCCAACATCTCGGTGATCGTCGGCCAGCTCTATCCGCGTACCGACGTGCGCCGCGACGGTGCCTACACGATCTTCTACATGGGGATTAACGTCGGCGCCGCGATCGGCACGATCATCGCTGGCTATCTCGGCATTACGCTTGGCTGGGCATACGGCTTCGGCGCAGCCGGCATCGGCATGCTGCTTGGCCTCATCGTTTTCGTCTTCGGCAAGCCGCTGCTGCTCGGCCGCGGCGAACCGCCCAAGCCGCTGGCCAAGAATACCGAAATGGTCATGTACGGCATCGGCCTCGTCGGCGTCGCCATCATGTGGGTCCTGATCCAGTACCAGTCGGTTGTCGGCGGCCTCATGCTGCTCTGCGGCGCGGCGCTGCTTGCCTACGTGCTGTTCGAAGCCTTCAAGCTCGACAAGGAACCGCGCGAGCGCATGTTCGCCATCCTGTTCCTGATCGCATTGCAGCCGCTGTTCTGGGGCCTGTTCGAACAGGCGGGCGGCTCGCTCAACCTGTTCACCGATCGCTACATCGACCTCGGCGGCGTTCCTGCGCCGATCTTCCAGTCGATCAACCCGATCTACATCATCCTGCTGGCACCGCTGTTCGCGATGCTGTGGACCTGGCTCGGTCGCAAGGGGCTCGAACCCTCGACCCCGGCCAAGTTCGGCCTCGGCCTCGTCCAGCTCGGTTTCGGCTTCCTCGTACTCGTCTGGGGTGCGGAAGCAGTGGGCGTCGATGCGAAGATCCCGGTGATCTTCCTTTTCGGCATCTACCTGTTCCACACCACCGGCGAGCTTTGCCTCTCCCCGGTCGGACTTTCGGCCATGAACCGCCTCGCGCCGCGTCACCTTGCCAGCCTCATCATGGGCGCATGGTTCTTCGCGACCGCCGGCGGTAACTACGTCGCCGGCATGATCGGCGCGGCCACCGGCGGTGAAGACGGCGAGATGACCCGCCAGGGCACGCTCGACATCTACTGGCAGATCGGCCTGGTCGCGATGGGCGTCGGCGTTGTCGTCATCCTGATCTCGGGGCTCGTGAAGCGGTGGATGCACCTCGACACGTTGCAGGACGACAATATCGACGATGCTCTTGCGGGTCAGGCTGAAGCCGGTCTCGAGGCCCAGGAAGCCGGCATCCACCCGGCGACCAAGAACTGAAAGCAAACCGATTGAGGAGACTAGCGTGAAGCGCTTGCGTGCCATCACCCTGCTGGGAGGCGCGCTCGCGCTTTCCGCATGTGCGACGACCGGAGGGGCCACCGGCTCCTCCGCCGAAACGACCACAGCTTCCAGCGAAGCGGCCGGTACTCCCTACGCCTCGACCTACTCGGCCTATCCGGGCGTACCGACCGCGCTGGTCGGTGCGACGATCTACGACGGTGCGGGCGGGGTGATCGAGAACGGCACGGTGCTCTTCCGCGACGGCAAGGTCGTGGAAGTCGGCGCGAACCTTTCGACCGACGGCTACACCGTGCTCGACGGGACGGGGAAGTTCGTCACCCCGGGCATCATCGACATCCATAGCCACCTCGGCGACTATCCGACCCCCTCGGTCGATGCGCATTCCGACGGCAACGAGGCGACCAGCCCAACCACGCCGGACGTCTGGGCGGAACATTCGGTGTGGCCGCAGGACCCGGGCTTCAGCCGTGCGCTCGCCAATGGCGGCATCACCTCGCTGCAGATCCTGCCCGGTTCGGCCAACCTCGTCGGCGGCCGCTCGGTCACGCTCAAGAACGTCCCTGCGCGCACCGTGCAGGGCATGAAGTTCCCCGGCGCGCCCTACGGCATGAAGATGGCCTGCGGCGAGAACCCCAAGCGCGTCTACGGCAGCCGCGGGCGCATGCCCTCGACCCGCATGGGCAATTTCGCGGTCAACCGGCAGACCTGGCTCGACGCCAAGGCCTATGCCGAAGGCGACCGCAAGAAGCGCGATCTCGCCAAGGAAACGATGGCCGGCGTGCTGGACGGCGACATCCTCGTCCACAACCACTGCTACCGCGCCGACGAGATGGCCCTCGTCATGGATATGGCGAAGGAGATGGGCTACAAGGTCAGCGCCTTCCACCACGCGGTCGAGAGCTACAAGATCGGCGACCTGCTGCGCGAAAACGACGTGTGCAGCGCGATCTGGGCCGACTGGTACGGCTTCAAGATGGAAAGCTACGACGGCATTCCCGAAAACGGCGCGCTGCTGTGGCAGGCCGGTGCCTGCGTCGTCATCCACTCGGACGACGAGAACGGCATCCAGCGCCTCAACCAGGAAGCTGCCAAGGCACAGGCTGCAGGCAAGCGGATGGGGCTCGACATTC is a window of Erythrobacter sp. HKB08 DNA encoding:
- a CDS encoding cytochrome P450, which encodes MATIAPQRPECRSEPTAYQALKKHFEEHPEHRPEHTHKWDVSRSDIYYENTWHPIFKEMREAGPLHYIPESPFGPYWAVVQHKAIQHIEALPEVFSSSWEHGGITILNRLTDEEIAESGVDRRELPMFIAMDRPQHTGQRRTVAPKFTPSGMAEMEGEIRQRTGELLDSLPRGEVFDWVDKVSIELTTGMLAILFGFPWEDRRLLTFWSDWSGDTELATVRELDEMRWEFLHEMAAYFQSLWIERTHDKEPGDDLISMMIHSDAMNQMRPEEFMGNLVLLIVGGNDTTRNSMSGIIYQLDKNPDQRKLFEQQPDLIPNAVQEILRMQTPLAHMRRTCTEDTEVFGQQIKKGDKVVLWYLSANRDEQVFENPDKLDITRENARRHIAFGYGIHRCVGARLAELQLRVLLEEMHKRRMRVHLAGDIERVRANFVHGFRKLEVEITEF
- a CDS encoding PilZ domain-containing protein, which gives rise to MNCPVRTGEFENGEPHEIEDRVAPRFTLLIRPAKLVVGDLQFVCVIRDISATGVSVRIFHAIEWNGPVALELQTGERHKMDLVWNRGSEAGFEFHHEVEVESVIGNASLYPKRDIRFAIEWPIKLHDATGTARPAKLHNISRQGARVEIAAPLALDQALRLEARGLPAIEARVRWRGEGHYGLVFDTTFSLGELALTVERLQRGGAINPPPLKPRPPTAGEAV
- a CDS encoding integration host factor subunit beta, which translates into the protein MIRSELLQALAKDNPDLRAEEVEQVVDIFFDEITRRLAEGGRVELRGFGAFSTREREARQGRNPRTGETVDVPAKRVPYFKPGKEMRERLNK
- a CDS encoding GntR family transcriptional regulator, producing MTQQSRPVYLKLRDRIAAAIIEGEYAEGEMLPSVRAFAAEQGANPLTVAKAYQQFQSDGLVEVQRGVGMYVVRGAAERLRKAERRQFIEEEWPEIRARMDRLGIQPADLLADA
- a CDS encoding amidohydrolase; protein product: MKRLRAITLLGGALALSACATTGGATGSSAETTTASSEAAGTPYASTYSAYPGVPTALVGATIYDGAGGVIENGTVLFRDGKVVEVGANLSTDGYTVLDGTGKFVTPGIIDIHSHLGDYPTPSVDAHSDGNEATSPTTPDVWAEHSVWPQDPGFSRALANGGITSLQILPGSANLVGGRSVTLKNVPARTVQGMKFPGAPYGMKMACGENPKRVYGSRGRMPSTRMGNFAVNRQTWLDAKAYAEGDRKKRDLAKETMAGVLDGDILVHNHCYRADEMALVMDMAKEMGYKVSAFHHAVESYKIGDLLRENDVCSAIWADWYGFKMESYDGIPENGALLWQAGACVVIHSDDENGIQRLNQEAAKAQAAGKRMGLDIPDAEVIGWITLNAAKAMGIDGMTGSLEAGKMADVVLWNGDPLSVYSRPEKVWVDGALMYDANDPKRRPVSDFELGQPGEGDVK
- the msrB gene encoding peptide-methionine (R)-S-oxide reductase MsrB, whose product is MSSTMPDRRGFLGWLSAGAAVPVLAACGSSPAQAREWPVSYTEAQWRRRLTKTEYWILREAGTERPYSSPLNKEKRAGTYVCAGCKNRLYSSKTKYDSRTGWPSFWKPLPGAIATATDYKLGYPRTEVLCADCGGHLGHVFNDGPRPTGKRYCMNGAAMDFVPA
- a CDS encoding peptide MFS transporter; translation: MKDMALWNEGDWIAAIASVVLVLFLVAGAFAVTRKTEEVGGHPKGLYILFFAEMWERFSYYGMRALLIFYLTQHWLFNDSASNIVYGAYVSLVYITPVLGGWLADRYLGQRKAVLFGALLLTFGHFLMAFEGTGGQNDPTINIFWLALSFIIVGSGFLKANISVIVGQLYPRTDVRRDGAYTIFYMGINVGAAIGTIIAGYLGITLGWAYGFGAAGIGMLLGLIVFVFGKPLLLGRGEPPKPLAKNTEMVMYGIGLVGVAIMWVLIQYQSVVGGLMLLCGAALLAYVLFEAFKLDKEPRERMFAILFLIALQPLFWGLFEQAGGSLNLFTDRYIDLGGVPAPIFQSINPIYIILLAPLFAMLWTWLGRKGLEPSTPAKFGLGLVQLGFGFLVLVWGAEAVGVDAKIPVIFLFGIYLFHTTGELCLSPVGLSAMNRLAPRHLASLIMGAWFFATAGGNYVAGMIGAATGGEDGEMTRQGTLDIYWQIGLVAMGVGVVVILISGLVKRWMHLDTLQDDNIDDALAGQAEAGLEAQEAGIHPATKN